The Scleropages formosus chromosome 15, fSclFor1.1, whole genome shotgun sequence genomic sequence CCAAGGCTCTCCTCTCCTCTActctccttttctcctctcctctcctctcctcttctcttctcttctcttgtcCTTGAGCGCTACCTGTAGGCTGTATCTGCAGACACTTTGTACActattttattagtttataaCATAGTCTATGTATCATTTGAAGGACCACACCAAATTTTTCAATGTAAGGTCGTGGACAGAATGAATATGTACCTGTATCATTCAGTCATAAAAGCCAttcttttacatgtatttatttagcagacatttttctccaaagcaacttccaatgaactctatgtagtgttatgagcccacacaccttattcaccgtggtgacttacactgctagatacactacttacactgggtcactcatccatacatcagtggaacacacacactctctctgtcactcacacactacgggggagtctgaacagtatgtctctggactgtgggaggaaaccggagcaccgagaggaaacccacgcagacacagggagaacatgcaaactccacacagacttaatTTCTGCATCAGTAAAGGCAGGTTTAAAATATGCAAGAAAGTTTGCTGAGTGCAAAAGCAGTTTCTACTAAAATTGTATATTTAGTACCTTTATATGGCAACCTcaactactactattattattattattattattattattattattattattattatttttattactgggGCGaaacgtggtggtgcagcggacttggccggggcctgctgtgtggcaggtctggggttcgaatcctgcttgggttgccttgcccCACACCCTGTGCCACTGGCTCTGGCTCGAGACAAGTAGTTGtcaaccgtgtgtgtgtgtgtgtgtgtgtgtgtgtgtgtgtgtgtgtgtgattattagtGTTGTTGCTCTTATTTCATATTGTTCTTATTATGGGGCTTCAGAATTTACCTAGTGTATTGAATACACCAGGTGGAAACACCAAAGTGAGCAAGAAAATCCTTAAAGTCCGAACACCTACTTGTGTTTAAGTACGGGACGCTGATGAATGGAAAGAACATTTATTATACCTGTGTGGTTCAAAGGGATTTATGTCGTGATTTAGCTAACTGGTCCATTATTAATTTCAGACATTTCAGGGAAAATAATGTATTCGGATGCCACCCGGCAGCAGCTGGTCTTCGACATGGAGGCCAGAATTCCGGATAAAAGCGAAGTCACCATGGCAGAACTAAAACTGTTCAAGAGGGCGCCTCGCAAAACGTCCGTACCCGACAAAAAGACCCACCGCCCTGTCAACAATGCGAGAGTGAGCATCTACTGGATGGAGGTCCTTGAGAGTGGCTCCAACCGCACATCTCTTGTAGATTCCAGGTACAATTCCAAAACACACTGTGCTCTTTTAGACGGTGCCACCGGAGGAGGGTGTTTTTGGAGACCGTAGTTCTCTAAAGGGACCCGTGTCTCTGTCTCCAAACCAGATTGGTGCCCATCCACGAAACGGGCTGGAAGAGCTTTGATGTGACGCAGGCCGTCCATTGCTGGCTGAAGTCCAAAGGAAAGGCTCCCTTGTTCCTGGAGGTGTGGATAGAGGGCGAGAGGCCGGGTCACCGTGCGGCCGAGGTCGCCAAGTCTGTCCGCTTCGCCGCCCAAGATCCGGAAGACAAGTCTCCGGGAAAACCCGAACTCGTGCTTTATACGCTTGATCTTGAGGAATTTGGGTGTGTAGCTGCCTTTGCTTCTAAATATTATCCGTTGCCTCGTTCCTGATTTTTTTCACGGCTCGCGTTCTACCAGTCCGCACATGATTAACGCAGTGATTTATCCGCAGCTCCCCAGGTGACTGCGACTCGAGCGAAGGCGGCGGTATTTGCTGCAGGGAGGAGTATTTCATTAACTTCCGAGAGCTCGCATGGACGCAGTACTGGATCGTCGAACCGGCGGGGTACCAGGCCTTCCGGTGCACGGGCGGGTGCAGGCAGCCAAAGCGTTACCATGGATATGGTGAAAGGAGGTGCGCTGTGGTGGAGAGCGCACCTCTGCCAGTGATGTACCTGGTGAAAAAGGACGATTACACTGAAATCGAAGTGGCCGAATTTCCCAACATGATAGTCGAGAAGTGTGGGTGCACCATGGACAATATTGCTGTCGTTTGAAAC encodes the following:
- the LOC108921623 gene encoding left-right determination factor 2-like, whose product is MARFASALLCAALLSFAQGYAVEDLREAMLRTLRLGDVPVAHERDLEKLVIPGHVRNKYASMVTAHNRRRRRSLSSLGGILRGIAGNADISGKIMYSDATRQQLVFDMEARIPDKSEVTMAELKLFKRAPRKTSVPDKKTHRPVNNARVSIYWMEVLESGSNRTSLVDSRLVPIHETGWKSFDVTQAVHCWLKSKGKAPLFLEVWIEGERPGHRAAEVAKSVRFAAQDPEDKSPGKPELVLYTLDLEEFGSPGDCDSSEGGGICCREEYFINFRELAWTQYWIVEPAGYQAFRCTGGCRQPKRYHGYGERRCAVVESAPLPVMYLVKKDDYTEIEVAEFPNMIVEKCGCTMDNIAVV